Part of the Solidesulfovibrio fructosivorans JJ] genome is shown below.
GTTGACGAAATGGCGGTAGCCCTCGATGCGCTCCTCGGACAGCTTGATGTCGCGGCCCATGGCGGCAAAAGCGGCCAGGGTGAACCGCAGCGCGTCCGTGCCGTACTGATCCATCATGGCCAGCGGATCGATGCCGTTGCCAAGGGATTTGCTCATCTTGCGGCCCTCGGCGTCGCGCACCAGGGCGTGGATGTAGACTTCCTTAAACGGCACTTCCTTCATGAAATGCAGGCCCATCATCATCATGCGGGCCACCCAGAAAAAGAGGATGTCGAAGGCGGTGCTGAGGACCGTGGTCGGGTAAAACGTCTTCAGTTCCTTGGTCTCGTCGGGCCAGCCAAGGGTGGAAAACGGCCACAGGGCCGAGGAGAACCAGGTGTCCAGCACGTCCGGGTCCCGGGTCAGCGTCGTGGCCCCGCACTTCGGACACGCGGTCGGGTCCTCGCGGGAGACGATCAGCTCGCCGCAGGCGTCGCAGGTCCAGGCCGGAATGCGGTGCCCCCACCAGATCTGGCGCGAAACGCACCAGTCGCGGATGTTGTCCAGCCAGTCGTAGTAGGTCTTGGTCCACTGGTCGGGCAGGATGGCGGTGCGGCCGTGTTCCACGGCCTCGCGGGCCGCTTTGGCCAGGGGGCCGGTTTTGACGAACCACTGCTTGGACACATACGGCTCGATGACCGTGCGGCAGCGGTAGCACTCGCCCACGTTGTGCTCGTAGTCGCGGATGTCGTCGAGAAGCTTTTGTTCCTTGAGGTCCTCGATGACGACCTTGCGCGCCTCGGCGCGGTCCAGGCCGCGGTACTTCTCGGGCGCGTTCTCGTTGATGTTGCCGGCCTCGTCCTGCACGGCGATGACCTCGAGGTGGTGTTTGCGGCCGAGCTCGAAGTCGTTCATGTCGTGGGCCGGCGTGACCTTGAGGCAGCCGGTGCCGAATTCCCGCTCGACATAGGCGTCGGCGATGATGGGCAACCGCCGGCCGACCAGCGGCAATATGGCGTGCTTGCCCACGAAATCCTTGTAGCGCTCGTCCTCGGGATGCACGGCCACGGCCGTGTCGCCGAGCAGGGTCTCGGGGCGGGTGGTGGCGATGGTGAGGAAGGAGCCGGGCATCTCCTCCACCGGGTAGCGGATATGATAGAGCTTGCCGATGTGCGGCGCGTATTCCACTTCCAGGTCGGCTAGGGCGGTGTGGCAGCGCGGGCACCAGTTGATGATGTAGTCGCCCCGGTAGATGAGTCCCTCTTCATAAAGGCGCACGAACACCTCGCGCACGGCGCGGGAGAGGCCTTCGTCGAAGGTGAAGCGTTCCCGGGTCCAGTCCACGGACGCGCCGAGGCGCCGGATCTGGTTGAGGATCTTGCCGCCGTATTCGGCGCGCCATTTCCAGACTTCCTCGATGAAGGCCTCGCGGCCGATGGCCTCGCGCGAGACGCCCTTGGCCGCCAGGGAGCGCTCCACCACGTTTTGCGTGGCGATGCCGGCATGGTCCGTGCCCGGCACCCACAGGACGTTGCGGCCCCGCTGGCGATGGTAGCGGCACAGGATGTCCTGGATGGTGATGTTCAGCGCGTGGCCCATGTGCAGGGCCCCGGTCACGTTGGGCGGCGGGATGACGATGCTGTACGGTTCGCCCGGCCCGTCGGGGTCGGGAGTGAAGGTCTTGTCTTCCTGCCAGTATTTGATCCACCGGGCCTCGACATCGGCCGGTTCGTATCCCTTGGGTAGGGCCTCGCTTGTCATGCTGCGCTCCTTGGAAAAAGGCGGCGCAAAAGCGCCGCTCAAGCGGCCTTGGATACAAAAGATCGCCGCCATTGTCACTGTCATGCGCCCGCGCGCGGCCCCGCGCCTTGCCGCCCGCGCGCCGAGACGCTAGGTTGTCCCATGGCCGCGCGGTTTCTCGTCCTGTGGGACCATTCGCACTTGTGGGGATTGCTGTTATGCCGGGGGCTTGCCGCGCTGGGAGCCGCGGCGCGTCCTGTCAGTTGCGAGGAGGTCGCCGCCGGGGCGCTCTGGCGCGAGTCGCCGACCGCGCTGTTCGTCCCCGGCGGATTCGCCCGGCGCAAGTTCGCCGCCCTGGGGCCGGCCGGCACGGCGGCCATCCGCGACTACGTGGCCGGCGGCGGCGTTTACTGCGGCTTTTGCGGCGGGGCCGGGCTGGCCCTGTCCCACCCCGACGGGCTGGCCCTTTGCTCCTGGACGCGCCGGACCTTCACCGAACGCCTCGACCATCTGGTCAGCGGCCATGTGCGGCTGCGCCTGGACCCGGATTCGCGCCTGACCCCGCCCGACTTTCCCCCGACCATGGCCGCCCCGGTCTGGTGGCCGGCCGGATTCTGTCCGCCCGAGGACGGCCCCGACCCGGACGTGGCCGTTGTCGCGGCCTACGCCGGGGCCGAAGCGGACCTGCTCCTGGCCGACATCGCCCTTGGCGGCATGTCCGAGGCCCTTCTGGGCCAGTGCCGGGAGCGCTTCGGCGTGACCCTCACCCCGGCCTTTCTCGAGGGGGGGGCCTGCATGCTTTCCGGCAGCTTCGGCAAAGGACGCTACGTCCTGTCCCACGCCCACCTGGAAACGCCGGATTCGCCCCAGGCCAACGCCTGGCTGTCCCATCTGCTCACGGTCTTCACCTGCGGC
Proteins encoded:
- a CDS encoding valine--tRNA ligase is translated as MTSEALPKGYEPADVEARWIKYWQEDKTFTPDPDGPGEPYSIVIPPPNVTGALHMGHALNITIQDILCRYHRQRGRNVLWVPGTDHAGIATQNVVERSLAAKGVSREAIGREAFIEEVWKWRAEYGGKILNQIRRLGASVDWTRERFTFDEGLSRAVREVFVRLYEEGLIYRGDYIINWCPRCHTALADLEVEYAPHIGKLYHIRYPVEEMPGSFLTIATTRPETLLGDTAVAVHPEDERYKDFVGKHAILPLVGRRLPIIADAYVEREFGTGCLKVTPAHDMNDFELGRKHHLEVIAVQDEAGNINENAPEKYRGLDRAEARKVVIEDLKEQKLLDDIRDYEHNVGECYRCRTVIEPYVSKQWFVKTGPLAKAAREAVEHGRTAILPDQWTKTYYDWLDNIRDWCVSRQIWWGHRIPAWTCDACGELIVSREDPTACPKCGATTLTRDPDVLDTWFSSALWPFSTLGWPDETKELKTFYPTTVLSTAFDILFFWVARMMMMGLHFMKEVPFKEVYIHALVRDAEGRKMSKSLGNGIDPLAMMDQYGTDALRFTLAAFAAMGRDIKLSEERIEGYRHFVNKIWNAARFALMHIGEGAPDIPLEEAAKAGLCHAVILSRLERLKEKVAGAIEGYQFNDAAQELYGFFWREFCDWYLEMAKVDLGGEDAAKKGAAKRVLFTVLSEVLTLMHPFMPFVTQEIWSKLPGVADPNLARMSFPGARPGLVSETAEADMELLKAVVVGVRNIRAELNINPGVKLTALVHADNDSEVASLTANTAMIVFLAKLERFEAGLEIAAPKASASTAAGTCALYVPLSGAVDFDVEFLRLSKEEVKTVKELTVVEKKLGNEDFVSRAPAEVVAKEREKQEALGERLARLRELKDRIKKLMAE
- a CDS encoding BPL-N domain-containing protein produces the protein MAARFLVLWDHSHLWGLLLCRGLAALGAAARPVSCEEVAAGALWRESPTALFVPGGFARRKFAALGPAGTAAIRDYVAGGGVYCGFCGGAGLALSHPDGLALCSWTRRTFTERLDHLVSGHVRLRLDPDSRLTPPDFPPTMAAPVWWPAGFCPPEDGPDPDVAVVAAYAGAEADLLLADIALGGMSEALLGQCRERFGVTLTPAFLEGGACMLSGSFGKGRYVLSHAHLETPDSPQANAWLSHLLTVFTCGDAFGRVVPDWDPAALPARFDDAHLNAARKAMNAAIVAGRQARFLFPRNTWLLGWRPGMPGFSLSNLAAMLAGAAALPPTGAARDYWSEVGPDFAARMRDFATRLETFFPARRLEITLSLVDGPATADPDLVAERRELFGQGPGGGGLCAALTDTLDCLLLRLLQKEP